A segment of the Petroclostridium xylanilyticum genome:
TGGTATTGTTTCTCGTGGGGAAAGGCATAAGAAATTTGCCCAGAATTGTCAAGTCCGTCCTTTTGCCTCTGGCGGCAGTAACCATAATTAATATTATCCTGGAAAGCATTCCTACCTATTCCGTCCAGGGTGCGGCCAAAATTTTGCTCTTTTTCTTCGTTTTTATCACTGCTTCCTACAACTCTATAATTCCCAGGACGATTTTTTGGGTGGTGATTTTTACTGCCGGCAAGACGCTGTTCAGACGGATGAGAACTGAGGGTTTTTGGAAAGTATTGGCGGATTTTGGGGCTCTCCCCAGCGGCTTGCTGGAAGCCAGAAGGAGCCTGGGGAGGCTGAGCGGCTACATTCTCCTGGTTTCCGGAGGATTGGGCTTTATTGCGGCCAATTTTCTGACGCGGAACAACCGTTTGGACAAGGCCCTGGTAACTTATGTAATTGCCATTACTCTCATCAATGCCCTCTCCAAAGGGAAGCAGGGCATACTGTTTACTGCCCTGAAGCTGTTTTATAAAGATTTGGCGGGTTTTATGAAAAGGAGCGGAATATTGACGGACAGCCAGGCCTTTATTGCTGTTTCCGGTTTCACCCTGGGACTGCTGGCAAACAGTATTTTCGGGATAGTAAAGCTTGACTATGGCGGTTATCTTCTCGGATCCGTCCTGTTCACAGCAGGAATGCTGCTGATATTGCTTGGAAGAAAGAGAGATGATGAAAAATTAAGCTGAAAACCATAACCGATCCAAAATTTCGCTTTGCCTGTAGCTTTGACCTGGATTCCGGCTTTTACTGCAGGACGGGGATAATCGACCGGGAAGGCAGGGATACTGGGGTTGACCCCTTCCGGGCGTCTTTTCCTCACTTGCTGGATATAGGCATTATGGGGCACTGTTTGCACGGGGAGAAAGGTTTGTGTCTGCAAGCGGGAGTCCAGTGCTACCAAAATGGCCTTGGCAAAAGCGAGCCCAATATGAGTTGGAAGGATTATAAATGGATAATAGACCAATGCAGGGGAAGGCTGTTTCAGGTTGCTTTGGGGGGCAGGGGAGACCCCGAACTGCACGAATCTTTTGAGAAAATCTTAAGCTACACCCGGGAGAATGATATTGTGCCGAACCTGACAACATCAGGATTCGGCCTTGCCAAAAACCATGCGGCGCTGATGAAAGAATATTGCGGGGCGGTGGCTGTCAGCTGGTATCGTTCCCCTTACACCTTGAAGGCGATAGAACTGTTGTTGTCATATGGCATCAAAACTAACATCCACTATGTCCTGGGCAACAACACCATAGACGAAGCGCTTGATCTGCTGCGCGGCGACAAATTTCCTCAAGGAATCAACCGGATTATATTTTTGCTGCATAAACCTGTGGGAATGGGAAGGAAAGACAATATCCTCAGCCCGTTTGATCCCAAGGTGAAGGAGCTATTCGGCTTGTTTAACCGGGAGGAATATATAAACAAGGTAGGTTTTGACAGCTGCTGCGTTCCCGGGGTTATAAATTTCAGCCCTAATATTCACTTAAACTCGATTGATACCTGTGAGGGAGCCAGGTACAGCACCTATATCAGTCCAAATATGATTATGACGCCCTGCAGCTTCGATCAGGAATACCGGTGGGGGCAGAGCCTGAAAGAATATTCTATAGAAGAAGTATGGGAGAGCAAATCTTTTGAAAGTTTCCGGAGCATTTTGAAGATGAGCTGTCCTGATTGCGAGAAAAAAGCCCATTGCCTGGGGGGATGTCCCATCAAAAACGAGATTGTATTGTGTACGAAAAAATATAGGAGGTGAAAAGCCCAAATGAAAATAAGGAGCGATTTTGTTACTAATTCCAGCAGTACCAGCTTTGGTGCGGCATCAGTAACCGGTTTTGTGACAGCGGTAATATCTGCCCTGGGGATCAGCTCAGCAATGGCTGCTTCGGAGGCCGCAGCCGGGATGCCTGAAGACAGCGGTGGGAGAGATTCCGGGGGCCCTGACCGTGATTTTGATCCTGAAAGCTTTGTCAGGTCGGACGTAGATTATGAAAAAAAATTAGCTAAGCTGGACCGGGAAATCGCCGAGTATGAAAAAGAATGGCAGGAAGTAAAAGGAACTTACGAGGGCGATGATTATGTACAGGCGGAGAAAGAATACAAGGAATATATCGAATATTTGAAGAACAAAAAAGCGGAAGCGGAAAGCATTGAATTTGAAAAACAGGTGGAGAAAATGGTTAAGGAAGCGGAGGAGGAGTACAAGGCAGAGTGGATTGAGCAAAGAAAAGAAGACCTGAAAAACGTCAGGGAGCAGATTGAATTTATCGAAGCGTCCATAAGAGGTTACGGAAGAGCCGGGTATGACATTGCCGAAGCCCAAAGGCAACTGGAAATGTACAAGAGCTGGGAAAAGGACCTGGACAATACCCTGAAAAAGGAAGGTGTAGAGTATAATTACAAAGCAAAAGAAAGGGAAGATATCGGGCCGAGCGAATCGGTGGCCGAGCTGATTCAAAAGGTCGATGAGAAGTATAACAAGATACTCGAAGATTTGAAGAAAGAGAAGATAGACAGGCAGAAAAAAGCTATAATCGAAAGGAACATAGAAGCCTGGAGAGAGGAAAGCCGGGAATATCTGAAATACGCCAACACCGCCGGCAAATACCTGAAAGCCGCAGAAATGATCCAGACCGCGGCGGATGTCGGTGTAGACGCTTTGGAAAAAGTGACCGGTCCGACAGGGAAAGCCATAAAAAAAGCATATGTAGCGACAAAAGGAGTGGCCGGCGGCTTGGGGGAAGCCTGGGCGGATCCGGAAAATGCCACGAGCCATATTGTCAAAGGTGCTGTAAAAGGAGCGGGAGACCTGGCTAAAGAGTTTACCGAGAACCAAAATATTAAAGATGGAATCGGTTTTGTCTCTGAAATAAGCCAAGGATTCATTACTTCATATCAAAAAGGCGAGGATTTAAGCAAGGGCTTTAAGGACGGTTTTATAAAAGCCAGTATTGATGCAGGGGTTGATAGAACTGTAAACAAATTCCTGCCTAATACAAGCCGGGATATAGATTTTGGTGAGTATTCTCCCAAGGAGATATTTAAGGGTATAGCAGGCGGAAATCCGACTATTAAAGAGTTTTTCAAGGACAGCATTAAGGATTCCATCAAGAATAACACCATAAACCAGGTAAAAAACTTGCCAAAGGGCGAAGGTTTTGTCTTTGGCGACTGGAAAATTGAAATGCAGGAGGGTTAATATGTCTTTAGAACTTAAATTGCAATTAAAAGATTTAAGCTGGCTGGGCCAGGCTTTTGCAAACAAGAGTTTTATATCTCCGTTGGGTGAAAGCAAGCTGTCAGAGTTTACAGCGGAAGATAAACAGAGATTACAAGAACTTGAAATTATCAAAGCGGACAATACCATTGAAGCCCAATATTATCCAATGATGGAGATATTAGCTTATGCTGACGGCTTTATTGACATAACCTTCAGGAGAGGTCCTGTTCGGGCAAGAAAGCAGATTATTTGCAGGGGGGAACAAAAAGTCTCGGCTGTGTACCAAGGGGACGAAGCTGTTTTTACAATACCTCCCAATCCTAAAGCTATGGTTAAATTTATTGGCGAGTATATGGGTAGAAGTTCTTTGTCCGGTTCGGATCTGGATATTGAATTAACGGCTGGAGAGGCATTATGCTTTGCAGTTATCGCTGATCTTTACAGGAAAGCGGTATTTTCAGCCTATGCCCAAGAAGAGGTTTTTGTCTATACCGGGTTTTCCCTCAAAGACCTTTGGGAAGGAGCCAATAATGTAAGAGAAAACTCGCAAAGTTTAGCTTTTCATGTCATTTTACTCAATTCAGGAGTTCCAAAATATACCATGGAACAAGTGGAGCAAACTTTAACCAGCCTGATTAATAAAGGATTGGTGCAACAAGATAACGATGTTTACCGGCCTGTCGGAGAAGCTCTGCTTTTTTCTGGGAATTTCCTTGTATTTGAAAATATTATTGAAGTAGTTGTCGGCCAGGTATATGGAAACAATCTGTACAGGTCTGGTTTTATGCTGCTTCAAGCAGGACCTTTGGATGTTTTGTATTTGGAAAAAAGCAGGGACAACATCTTGATGGAATGTTTGTCGCCTTTAAAGGCAGAAGAGTTGATGGCTGCAGTTTCGGATTCCAAACCAAATATTATATAAAGTTATAAGGTGCATGGCGAATAGGTTATATTTTGTCTTTTGACGTTTACGAGAATTTATCTTTTCCATACCATCAGGGCATACAGAATGTGTTTGTAAAATAGTGAGGAATGACAAGGGTTTCAAGGATTTATAAAATAAAAAGAGGGTGGTTTTTCCACCCTCTTTCCACCCTAATTTTATTGTGGGTGGCAAATTTTTTCGAATATATCAACCGTATTCTTTGACATTTTTTCTGTTGCGTGCGTGTAGGTGTCCATTGTAGTTGCAAGCCTGGAATGACCAAGCCTTTTCTGAACATCCTTCATGTTTGCACCATTTTCAATTAGCAGGGTGGCATGAGTATGCCGCAAAGCATGGAAGTTGAATTGAATCATCAATTCATAATTTATTACCCTGCTGCAATATTTAATGCTTTCAGGTGTTACCAAACCGCCGCTTTCATTAGTGCAGATAAAATGAACTTGGGTATCAGTAGTTTTATAATCCTTTGTTCCGTCAACAGAATAAATTCTGTCATTCTTATCAACATAATAAAAATTATAGAATTGACCACACTTCAAGCGGTTTTCAGCTTGCCATTTCTTATGCTTCTTTAAAATGTCAACCAATGTATCACCAATAGGTATTTTACGAACAGATGAAGTGGTTTTGGTTGTTCCAAAATACCATTGCTTTCCTTTTTTAAGCAAGATTCTGTTTATATCAACAACCTTGTTTTCCAAGTCAATATCATCCCAAGTCAAAGCACAACATTCACCAACCCTTGTTCCAGTATGGTAGGCAATTTGTAATGGAATATAGAAAGAACTTCCCTGGGGGAATCTTTCAATGATTCTTTTGAATTCATCCTGGGTGATAACCCTTCTGTCAGTTTCAGCTTTCATATTTTCATTCTTTGGCAGCTTCACATATTGCATTGGGTTTTCCCTGATGAATTTATAAGGGAAAACAGCTGCTTTGAATGAACCTGAAAGAACAGAAACGATATTAACCATGTAATGCTTTGTAAAACCCATAGTAGATTTTTCATTTACAAATTGCTGAAGTACAGCAGGGGTAACAGATTTTAATTTATATGAACCAAGGGCTGGTTTAATGTGGTTCTCAATGATTCTTTTATAACCATCAATGGTATTATATTTACAGTTCATTTCAACATAGTTCTTCAGCCAATAATCCATATAATCAGCAACAGAAATTTCACTTGGTTCAAATAACAGACCAGCATTTTCATATTCCTGAAGTGCTTTCCTTAAAGCTGCTTCAGCTTCCTTCTTGGTTTTACCGCCTTTCCTTTCAATCTTTTTTCTTTTACCATCAACTTTGCCTAAATCAAAATAGTAATACCAGTTGTTACCACGTTTTCTTACTCCACCTTGCATAAGTAAAAACCACCTTTCTTTAAATTGTTCCAAAGGTGATTAAATGCTATAATTATTTTGGGTTATTGCATTTATCCCTTTGGGTAAATGTATCCTTCAATTTCCCTTGGTGCTGCAACACCAGGGGTTATTTTTTTTTATGCCTTTTCTGATTTTTTGAAGATTTCAAAGGCAATTGATTTTTTAATGGTATTGCAAAAAACTTCAAATTCATCTTCTGAAAAAGTAATGCTTACACCATCTTTACTTAAAGTAATATTAAAGGATTCAGCACCTTCTTCATGACCAACTGTTTTTTCAATACGAACAAGGTATTTGATTGATTCCAAATATTTAATAAAACAGGATAATTCTTCTGTTTGGTCAGCAAGGAAAGTATTTTCTTCTTCCCTTTCCATTGGTACATCATAACCCATCAACCAACCTTCACTTACCCCCAAAGCCTTTGCAAGATGAAATATTGCTTTTTGCTTTGGCTGTCTATCACCATTTTCATATTTTCTAATACTGATTTCTGAAATGGATGATAGCTTTGACAATTCCTTTTGTGTTAATCCCTTTTCTTTTCTCAATGATTTTATTCTTTCACCTATATTCATTCACATCACCTCAATAACAGTGTAGCATATTCATATTAA
Coding sequences within it:
- a CDS encoding site-specific integrase gives rise to the protein MQGGVRKRGNNWYYYFDLGKVDGKRKKIERKGGKTKKEAEAALRKALQEYENAGLLFEPSEISVADYMDYWLKNYVEMNCKYNTIDGYKRIIENHIKPALGSYKLKSVTPAVLQQFVNEKSTMGFTKHYMVNIVSVLSGSFKAAVFPYKFIRENPMQYVKLPKNENMKAETDRRVITQDEFKRIIERFPQGSSFYIPLQIAYHTGTRVGECCALTWDDIDLENKVVDINRILLKKGKQWYFGTTKTTSSVRKIPIGDTLVDILKKHKKWQAENRLKCGQFYNFYYVDKNDRIYSVDGTKDYKTTDTQVHFICTNESGGLVTPESIKYCSRVINYELMIQFNFHALRHTHATLLIENGANMKDVQKRLGHSRLATTMDTYTHATEKMSKNTVDIFEKICHPQ
- a CDS encoding radical SAM protein, whose product is MSWKDYKWIIDQCRGRLFQVALGGRGDPELHESFEKILSYTRENDIVPNLTTSGFGLAKNHAALMKEYCGAVAVSWYRSPYTLKAIELLLSYGIKTNIHYVLGNNTIDEALDLLRGDKFPQGINRIIFLLHKPVGMGRKDNILSPFDPKVKELFGLFNREEYINKVGFDSCCVPGVINFSPNIHLNSIDTCEGARYSTYISPNMIMTPCSFDQEYRWGQSLKEYSIEEVWESKSFESFRSILKMSCPDCEKKAHCLGGCPIKNEIVLCTKKYRR
- a CDS encoding helix-turn-helix domain-containing protein, encoding MNIGERIKSLRKEKGLTQKELSKLSSISEISIRKYENGDRQPKQKAIFHLAKALGVSEGWLMGYDVPMEREEENTFLADQTEELSCFIKYLESIKYLVRIEKTVGHEEGAESFNITLSKDGVSITFSEDEFEVFCNTIKKSIAFEIFKKSEKA